CTGTTGATAAATCTGTGTCTTCTTCAGTGAAATGAcacaaatgttaatattttcaacTTGACCGTCGTGTTCGCTTTGTGTGGTTTCTGAAGCTGAGATGTGTGTACTTGATGCATGAAAACAAACCTCACTGGTTCTCACATGTTAAAAGCATTTTTGAGCTTCTActtaccatatttaatgtgcataagataaaataaaagtgcaaaaatataaTGAGtgctttttaagtttaaaaaaaattgtaaagaataaaaagtgttgttttttcttcagaaatgtaatcaagtaaaagtacaaggaGTCCGTTTAAATTGTACTTGGATAAAGTCCAAATACCACAAAAAGAATACTTAAGTAAGGTATTCAAGTAAAATTACTTAAGTATTTTACACTCCTGAAGTCAGGGTTCCATAAAACCTGTTCTGGATTTGATCAGGATTTGAGTCAAACCCTGCTGTACACTCACGTGATATTGTTCatatggtgatttttttattaatttaagtacATTTCTTGTTATAATTGTTCTGCAGGTGTTACAATTGTGGCGGTCTGGACCACCATGCCAAAGAGTGCAAGTTGCCTCCCCAACCCAAAAGATGCCATTTCTGTCAAAGTGTCGCACACATGGTCGCCAACTGCCCCGCCAAAGCCCAGCAGACGTCTCAGGGGTCCCAGGAAAGGTCTAGCGGTATCAAAGAAGAGAAAGCGGAGCACAGTCATTCCCCGCCACCCACCGGGAGCACCGACTGAGAACGGTGGGACCACGCTTGAAAACCAATCATATCACTAtactggaaaaaaatgaaataaatgcaaatgctgCTGTTGGAAATCTCTCAGGTCTATAAAAGCAACAGATGAGAagaatgtaacttttttttattggtttaacaCTCAGGAATAGAGCTGCTCTCAGGAATTTCAGTACAATGTTTGGTGTATTTACAGAAGTAATCATCTCATATCAAATTAAGGGTATGTTAACTTGacaacaatgtactaaaacaGATGTTGTCAAAACGATCCCCGTTCACACGGATCTGTGTAAACTGCTAAAACACTGCattattcatgccaggccagtagttggcgatgtcacgttgtaaagaaacactacgcaTCTGCGCACCTACATATTCTTCAAGTACTCCTGCATATTGAACATATGCGTATGCGCATGacatctctgtttttttgtttgttattttttcacaaatttatgTTTTAGTAGTTTACACAGAGGCGATaatggtattttgttttttaaaaacgtttACTTTGAAATGTGAAAGTTTGCGTTTTCAGGCCTCCGAAGCGCCATTGAACAGCTAAAAACGCATGAAGctggaaacagttatttttaaaagtgttttctcTGCTGAGTTGGCGAAAGGAATATACCCAAAACAAAAGTCTTATTCTTACAGATTGATTGTTTGATGCATTTGAATGTTTCTTGTATTTCTTGAtgcttttatgaaaatgttttggtggtgttttgggtggggtggggggtgggggggtttggCAATTGCCAGTTTTGCAATAGACTCTCCTGATCACCAGGGACCAAATGAATGTTAAACCGCTGACCAGCGGTTCCTTTTATACGTGTCCAAATCTGTCACTGGTGATCTGCGGTTATCTTCAAACAATAACACACTATTAGACATGAAAGTACATAATCAATCACACTTTTATCTCTAAACTTCAGTCTACAGTCAAATCTCGGCTTGATGATTGCTATCTTGTCTTAAATGCTGCTGATCTGTGTGTCTGCTagcaatatattttgttatttgtcttTGACAATTGGCCTCAGGGGTTTTCTTGGAGAGAGAAATAAGTTATTCTTTTGAACAGATGTTGGCCATTCCTGCGTCGATGGCGAAGACATTGGCTCCTTTCTCTAGCTGCCTGTAATGTTTGGAATGTATTTAACAGCCTTTTACTCCCATTTTACAGGAGGAGCTGAACGACTTTAAGacttatttaatatacatatatatatacatactgtttaCGTAAACCTATTATTAGCCTTTAtgcatagtatttatttatagcaaTGTGTTCTGCATCTCCTCCACAATGTACAAGAGACTCAGGCTCTCACCTCAAGTACCTCTGAATTATTTCCTAAAATACCTCAACCATCATGTGCCACGAATCAGCGGACACGGGTGaaactgatttgtgtgtgtttgtgttttattgcacTGATTTTGTTATTGTGGAGCattgtttttctctgtgtgtctgtgctgaAGACTGCACTGCACTCGGCCTCATCTTACAGAtctatgctttatttttcagtcgCCATTTGAGCTATAAATGCCTTTTTCTTCACCAGTGTTCAATCACGACTCTGAAATATGTCAGATTACTCAAGGAGTGTGAGGTAGACATTATTTGTGacatgaattatattattttattatagttccATACTATCATAATCATTGTAATTATTGACTTTTTGAGATTTGATCAAACGGGAATGTACTGTATATCCTATCTAGACTCTTGTGGTTGCCTCTTACATAAGCTGGAAACACGATATCTAATCCATTCCTTTATGCAATAATATTTAAGttcctgtatttaataaaagaagGAATCATACAGAGTTTTGCACCATGTAGACGTGTTCATGCTGTTTTTGACTATCCTGTTGATCGTTCttgaacatttgaatgtaatgtgaAGTTTTCAATGGTTTGTCATCTAATAAATTTAGTGGAATGTAAGAAAAAGACAGGCTGTGACttcttttctcaatattttatatatgcataaattcCCAGCCCTAATACtaacatgaaaattaataatcttttaaagttATGGAAATCTCTATTGACATAATTAGTTTTTGCCAGTACAACCTCTATAAAAAGCTACATTTACTCTGATTTTCCTCACATATCAGattttgaattagaaaaaaaaaatatgttagtgCGCGCATATTGCCAACTTAATGGTAAATGTACGAATCCAACTCTAGCGCAGCGTCACCTCATGAATATCAATTACGCAATGTGACGTTCCGCCCGGTAGGCTTCCCTGATTGGCTAAAAGACAGGCGTTGGTGAGTGGGCGCTGGTCAGGCTTGCCAATGAACGAATTTTAACTCACTAAAAAAGTAGAATAGGCTTGGGTTGTGATTGGACAGCACAGGACGTGCGCGATCCCGTTACTGttgctcattaatattcattaacatTGACTCCGCCTCTACTACAAGCTTTACGGTACCAACATGGCCACTTACTTGAGCGTAAACATGGACTTCTGATCCCTTGTGCTTATTTAAACGTTGCAAGACTATGATATTTTGATATTGCATATATCACAACTTTAACATGAAGCTTTCGCGAGTCGCATCTTTTTTAGTCCGGGGCCATCGCGCTTCCCGATCTGGAGCTGTCCTCCTTAAAAACAGCTACTCTGTGTCTGCAGTCAGAGACAGCACTGCCCTTCTGTACAGAAACCACGGGGAGCCCTCACAAGTCGTCCAGTAAGCATGTCATCATAACCACAGATAATAGCATGCTGTCGGTTTTAGAAAGTTAACTGCGTTGCCTGCATGATTGACAGGTTGGAGTCAGTGCACCTGCCCCAGGTGGGACCTGAAAGTGTCCTGGTGAACATGTTGGCGGCTCCCATCAACCCATCTGATATAAATATGCTTCAAGGCAAGAGCAAaccatttaataaatttaataaataaacatttacctATGCATTGACTCCTAGAGGGCAAATGCaagtcaaatgaaaaaaatagataaaaaaaattgcttaaggAACGTAAAGGCTGTTTAGACATTTAtgcattatgatattattttaacaacattttcCTCCAAATTCTCATTTCATAACGTGGTCTGGAtgattgtgctgttgttgtttttttttttttagttagttaatttCAGCAACAACAAATGCTAccaaatttatgcatttttaaaaataattttataacatttactCAATCTTTTTCGATTCCAATAATGTTTTTGCATCACATAATGAGAATTGAGCGGAAGATGTCATAGTTCTTTCTGTTAAACCAGGAAACCTTGAATTGAATGAAACTATCTTTCAAATATGACTTCACATCTTCACTCGCTGTCATGTAACAGGCACATATGCCATCCTGCCTGAGCTTCCAGCGGTGGGGGGCAATGAGGGTGTGGCCCGGGTCATGGAGGTGGGTGACAAGGTGAAGGCGCTCAAGGTGGGCGACTGGGTGATTCCAAGAGATGCCGGCATAGGTGAACATTCAGTATACACTCATAAGCCTGGTGTGGTCAGTGTGATCATCAGTAGATTATCAGAATCTCTAACACCCCTGCACTGATCTGCACAGGAACGTGGAGAACAGCAGCTGTGTTGAAGGCTGATGATCTGGTGACTTTGCCTAAAGACATTCCTGTGCTGTCTGCTGCCACTTTGGGAGTCAATCCCTGTACAGCTTTTAGGATGCTCACAGACTTTGAGGAGCTCAAACCAGGTTGGCAGCTCTTAACTCTATCCAAACCACTCATCATTCAACAGAGGTCTTCACTTAACTCTGTATTTTAGGAGACACAGTTATCCAGAACGCAGCTAACAGCGGAGTCGGACAGGCTGTTATCCAGATCGCTGCTGCTAAGGGCATTCAAACCATCAACGTCGTCAGAGACaggtaaaaataaacttaaaggagtagttcacccaaaaatttaaatgtgctcaccttcaggccatccaaggtgtagatgatgaacagatttggagaaatgtagcattgcatcacttgctcaccagtggatgctctgcagtgaatgggtgccgtcagaatgagagtccaaacagctgataaaaacatcacaataatccacaagtaatccacagcactccagtccatcagttaatgtctggagaagtgaaaaactgtgtttgtaagaaacaaatccatcattaaggcgttttaactttaaaatacacacacaaaataccagtacataatccataataacgcatATTCTTGGAATTCTATAATGTGTTCTGAGTCCAGCTTGACATTGAAGTAATACAGTTTACAGCAATAATAGCACATATGTATAGATTTGGAAAAGCAGCATTGTCACTGGATTAGATGGAGATGCTCTGAGGGTGAACTTGGCCTTCATCGTCAAGTCTTCTCAAACTTGGGTCTACAGTGTTTCATGATGGTACTAGTCCTCCAGTCCACTAAAAGCTCCCACTGAGAATCCATTCTGGTTGGTAATACATACTTTCCACAGTCCAGTTAATTCCAGAAATGTAAaaactatttcttttttaaatatcttctttcacTTAAAAATTTACGGAAATGAAATGGGTTGTGagtgctgtttcatgttgactttaaataagTGTCCCGTATCAGTTCTTTAAGACAAAAAGTGCAGAAACTTTGTATTGagtgttgtttgtcattttaggCCTGACCTGCAGCAGCTCTCTGAGAGACTGACAGCACTGGGAGCCACACATGTCATCACAGAGGAGACGCTAAGACGGCCAGAAATGAAGGAGCTTTTCAAGGTCAGTCTTTCTGCTTGGCCAGAATATTCTAGTGCTACAAGCATATTACGTTTTGTAGGGGAGAAATGGTGTATCTTTTTgtggtttgtatttgtttttgtaatttgatgtTGTTGGGGGGTTTGCTTTTAACAGTCGTGTCCTCGGCCTAAACTAGCTCTGAATGGAGTTGGAGGAAAGAGCGCCACAGAGCTGTTACGTCATTTACAGTAAGTGGCTACATTACCAAAACGAAAAGagaaatgaagattaaaaaatgtCCACCAGCTTTTTTAGTGGCCTGCATTCCAAAAGAGTTTTTCTCATATATGCTTTCCATAgagattaaaataaagtttttttttttgtttgtttaataaagttCTGAGGGGCCCACTAGGGGGCTCAGCAAAATCCCAGTGGGgcaaaagtatatattatataatgtaaaacaaaaaaataataatttaattaaaatattaaaaacccaaTATCAAGATGAAATCATACTTCTTTTGCCCACTTaataactaacattttaaatgaagaacATCCGGTTATTCTTTTAAAGTCTcaaaatttcattaatttaatataataacaatccaggttactgtaaaaatgaatataaGCAGCTTTATCATAACTTGTCATACAGCAGGAATACTAGAGGAAATATCTTCATCAATATAATAGGAGCCCCTTTAGTATTGTGAATTTGTGATGGTCTCTCGTGGGCGTGTTCTtccgggagaaatgcccatataaggagttccactcTGTTTACGTCTCCGGAACTTGTACgaacccggaagtaagatttttggcacagaaatactctctCATACATCAAACCAAGTttcatgttttttgaaactttgtccatgcttagcacgataatccaactctttaacagtgtaaacaattctgaatgcatgaaacagcattgtacccccttaatgataattaaaatgtgaaaCTAAAATTTTACCTGGGTTTATCATGAAAACTGTTAACCATTTCATCCCTAGTTGGAAGGAGGCCTTCGTATCAACTGCTGTTCTAAAGCGTGAACCGAACAGTCCAGCGGAACAACATTACAAGCTTTGATTTTATCCAGTAGGACCCTTGTTAAGCACTGTGTATGAGGTCTGTAAATGAACAAATAAGGTGTCTGTGTTCCTCAGAAGTGGAGGGAGTATGGTGACCTATGGTGGGATGGCCAAACAACCAGTCACTGTTCCAGTGGTGAGTTTATCTCTGCTCTGATCACACTTGATATCTGCGTTTTTATAATTATAGTGGGAGATGTATGTAGTCATGCTCCTGTCATGTGGTGCACATAGCAATTATAGAAGTCTGATGTGTTCTTTAGAGTGCACTGATCTTCAAAGATGTGAAAATAAGAGGTTTTTGGGTGACCCAATGGAAGAGAGACAACAAACATGGTGAGTGTTTCCAGGAAAAGTTGACATGTTATGTGTTCATTTAGGCTTTCTTAAATCGTGCTGTTGTTTGAGGATCAATAGAGTTTAATCTTAATCCTCCTTGGCACCTTTGGCCTCTTGTGATAGATGAAGACGCCTTACGTAACATGCTGGATGAACTCTGCGTCCTCATTCGTGCCGGGAAGCTGTCGGCTCCAGCTTGCATTGAAGTGAGCCTTCAAGACTTCAGAAAGGCCCTGGAGAACGCCATGAAGCCGTATGTGTCCACCAAACAAGTTTTTGTCATGTGACCCCATTTGAGTGTCTCGCATGCGTTCACATGTGTTTGTTAAGATCTGCGTAATCTTAATTCAgcccaaacacacatacagtaaatgtgtgACATTAAAATCCAGTGAGCTTCACTGTGGGTCTTGGCTTTGATTTTGAATATGCTGACATTTATTACATACTTAGTATTTATGAGCATCTTAAGGATTATCAGTCCATCAGACGTCAGTCAACATTTACTGATAACCAGATAATGTACAGAGAGCATGAGTTTGACTGCTTGCCAAGAAAGACTGagcatttatttaatctcaaGCATCTTGGCAGATTATTGTATGCAGACTGAATAATGAGAAATTAccacatgttaaaaaataaacaacattttgttaaTGATATTAATGAGTTCAACTAATAAACACATTGGGGTTTGCTAAAACTCATTGTTCTCTTGGCTGGTATTGACAAAAAGGGTTTCCATGTAAATTTtgggatattgcataaaaaaatgctgaatggAAACACATCAACTtgtaaatgtgcataaaaatacaaTGCGCTTAGTTGAGGTggataatgtttttattctgtaagaaaacatgacagaaacacATTTGTCAATTAAATTACTGAATGCCTCAACAGATGTGGTGCAAATCATTTATTCTGTAAGAAAAAGAGTCATGGCCTTCCCCCGTTgcagtgattttttaaaatattttattaccgATACTTTGCACCATTTTCTCAGGAAGTGATCTTGTTTTCTTGAACACATGGAATGAATTctatttgtgaatgttttatgcaatattctttttttccacacaagTTTAATTTGCAACTTTAGATGGCTACTGTACTGTATTGTTGGTCATAGTGAGTGTTCCTAACACTGGATGCCATCATACTGTGGCGgtgacatttttttgtgtttgaaggaatgagtaattttgttgttatgtgaattttttatatcacttttgacAGTCtttcatgcaaaattaaaaatatttaacattcaataatgcataattaatgaacataaaaatatttcagtgtaatTTTGTTTCTGACGTGATTAAAAAACATTACCGTACATGCAACTTTTCATCTCAAAATTAAGACAgaattctgaaatatataaactgaactttgagaaataaaaagtcacagttacctttttaaTCTCAGTCTCACAATTTtgcgattgaaaaaaaaaaaatcatgattttaattttttattctgtggcagaaaaaactgaattgtgagatataacttTGGCAATtctaatttttaatgtaatactgCAGTGTTTTTGCAGAGAAGCCATTTCACTCAGATATACAGTATGTCTCAATAAAGAAAAGACaactgcaatattttatttactttcatgtcatttcaaatttcTGTGTAACACACAAGATGATGATCTGATGTTCTGAAAAATGTTCAGGACCCcccaaaaaacattaattttgtgcTGAACTAAAAGAtagttacattataaataaatataaataaatcatgaaagaTCAAGTTTATGAATGGtacattaaaagtttaaatacTTCAAATAGTGGTGAGAGTGTCACTGATGCTCATGCACCGGTCTGGAGGGATCATGAGacaatatttacagaaatgcTGCTGTTCTGTGATCAGCTCAAGCTCAGCAGGCTCAGCATCAGTGACAGAAGCAGAGTAAACAGCACTGGAGCAGTGGACGAGCCTCCCTCCTTCACCACACACTTCTCATAGGCCTCAAAGTCCACTTCCCTCATCGCGCACACGTGATCGACGCGGAATCAGCATGGCACTCCGTCAGGTCATAATTCACAGAGTTAAACTCAAAGTACTTCTGCAGATAACACTCGTCGCTGGATATCCACTCCATCACACGGTGCATGGAGACAGGAGAGGCATCTGGCACAGTATCTCCATAAGTATCTTGCAATTTTATGTTTCAAACATAGATGGCGATAGAGAGGCAAAAGTTATGTGCTGCagctttaattaaaactaaaacaataaaaatgttgcatgttGAAAAACTGtaagccggatcagttagaaaagatatagcaactcgagtcagaccagtctgaaggtctgacccgagtttggtggttgtagctttaaaagtctagcaggagatacattttaaaatttggtctcagaagaaaaagaagaagaagaagtttaaataggatttcagtaagtttttcaagccaacttaataaataaaaagtaagtaaaacagtatagatgtatattaaaaaatttaaacaaaatgaaattaactacaacattaactaaaattaaacattaactaaaattaaagtgaaaacagaaaataaaatctaaatcaacATATTAACGAAAACTATAATAGTcctcagtgatactaaaacaaTGCTGGTGTAAATATGTGTAAAGtttgcaatataaatatatatttcctcATGTGGATGGATCTTACCTTGATCAAAAGTGTTTTGGTTTCATACTCAAAGATGTGAATTCCAGGATTATTTCCACCATCTTTGACACCAGGTAATGTTGTTATCCAGGGCGTCACTTCTGGAGTCAGGAACATCACACTTATGGGAGATCCTGTTAAGGGATATTAATGGCTtcaattttacaaacaatttgtGTAAGTCATCTTCCctctcaatgaaaaaaaaaaaaaaaaaaaggaagatgcACCATTTAGTTACTAAAATGTACCATTgaagtactaatatgcaccttagGGATAAATATGATACAAATGTGTACCTTCTGAAAAgttacaaaagttgtcactggggcagtacctttagTGCCTTTTAGTTACTAATGTGTATACTGGTGTAGTAGTGCATATATaccggggggtgggggggttctgGATGGTTTTGTAGATTGTACCTCCCTGGGCTTGGTTAATGTGGTGGTGTTTTTTGGTGTTGCTGCATTTTGTGAGTGCTGCTTGTCTTGAGTTGTGGGCAATgcttttcatattaataatatgcAAACAGCCCCCATGCAATAACGTGACTCGCATTCCCACACCTCAGGCTAGAGATGTTACCTACTCCCAGTGCAGTGAAACTCATATGCCCCTTAGAAATAACTTTGCTCCACTGAACACTCATTCCAGGCCAGGCGTCAAGGGTTGTGTAGGTAACTagaaagttcactctattcttctccTAGTTCAACGGTGACTTACTTCTATGTATTTCTAAAGAAATGGGTGAATTTACGTGATGTTATTTCAAAGATCCGATTTTCTGAATGAgcattataaagtttttttaaatgacaaacacattcacttacacatatttgacaatcggaatatatCATAGTTCATGATATAGTTAACAAGtctgtgaatattttgaataaaacctgAAAGAGATAggtgttaatgtgttttttttttcgtgtgttTTGATTTTGCGATTCTCCGAGAGATCTCATCACTGTGAAATCATTCCTACAGTCAACAAGTGTGTGGTCTCGC
The Cyprinus carpio isolate SPL01 chromosome A16, ASM1834038v1, whole genome shotgun sequence genome window above contains:
- the mecr gene encoding enoyl-[acyl-carrier-protein] reductase, mitochondrial translates to MKLSRVASFLVRGHRASRSGAVLLKNSYSVSAVRDSTALLYRNHGEPSQVVQLESVHLPQVGPESVLVNMLAAPINPSDINMLQGTYAILPELPAVGGNEGVARVMEVGDKVKALKVGDWVIPRDAGIGTWRTAAVLKADDLVTLPKDIPVLSAATLGVNPCTAFRMLTDFEELKPGDTVIQNAANSGVGQAVIQIAAAKGIQTINVVRDRPDLQQLSERLTALGATHVITEETLRRPEMKELFKSCPRPKLALNGVGGKSATELLRHLQSGGSMVTYGGMAKQPVTVPVSALIFKDVKIRGFWVTQWKRDNKHDEDALRNMLDELCVLIRAGKLSAPACIEVSLQDFRKALENAMKPYVSTKQVFVM